Proteins from a genomic interval of Stenotrophomonas maltophilia R551-3:
- the glyQ gene encoding glycine--tRNA ligase subunit alpha → MSATPTVPITFQGLIQTLNQFWAQQGCVLIQPLDLEVGAGTFHPATFLRAIGPESWNAAYVQPSRRPTDGRYGENPNRLQRYYQYQVAMKPAPDNIQQLYLDSLKALGIDPLVHDLRFVEDNWESPTLGAWGLGWEVWLNGMEVTQFTYFQQAGGLECRPVLGEITYGLERLCMYLQNCDNVYDLVWTYGPDGQPVTYGDVYHQNEVEQSTYNFEYADVEEMFHRFDACEREAQKLVEVNLPLPAYEQVMKASHTFNLLDARRAISVTERQRYILRVRALAQAVAKAYYEQREKLGFPGAKKA, encoded by the coding sequence ATGTCCGCGACCCCGACCGTTCCGATCACTTTCCAGGGCCTGATCCAGACCCTGAACCAGTTCTGGGCCCAGCAGGGCTGCGTGCTCATCCAGCCGCTCGACCTGGAGGTGGGCGCCGGTACCTTCCACCCGGCCACCTTCCTGCGTGCGATCGGTCCGGAGAGCTGGAACGCGGCCTACGTGCAGCCCTCGCGCCGCCCGACCGACGGCCGCTACGGCGAGAACCCGAACCGCCTGCAGCGCTACTACCAGTACCAGGTGGCGATGAAGCCGGCGCCGGACAACATCCAGCAGCTGTACCTGGATTCGCTGAAGGCACTGGGCATCGATCCGCTGGTGCACGACCTGCGTTTCGTCGAGGACAACTGGGAATCGCCGACGCTGGGCGCCTGGGGCCTGGGCTGGGAAGTCTGGCTCAACGGCATGGAGGTGACCCAGTTCACCTACTTCCAGCAGGCTGGTGGCCTGGAGTGCCGCCCGGTGCTGGGCGAGATCACCTACGGTCTCGAGCGCCTGTGCATGTACCTGCAGAACTGCGACAACGTCTACGACCTGGTCTGGACCTACGGCCCGGACGGCCAGCCGGTGACCTACGGCGACGTCTACCACCAGAACGAGGTGGAGCAGAGCACCTACAACTTCGAATACGCCGACGTGGAAGAGATGTTCCACCGTTTCGATGCCTGCGAACGTGAAGCGCAGAAGCTGGTGGAAGTGAACCTGCCGCTGCCGGCCTACGAGCAGGTGATGAAGGCCAGCCACACCTTCAACCTGCTGGATGCGCGCCGCGCGATCAGCGTGACCGAGCGCCAGCGCTACATCCTGCGCGTGCGCGCGCTGGCCCAGGCGGTGGCCAAGGCGTACTACGAGCAGCGCGAGAAGCTGGGCTTCCCGGGCGCGAAGAAGGCCTGA
- a CDS encoding translocation/assembly module TamB domain-containing protein, which produces MSTPAPTPNTPPPRVRFYRRRRFWAWSGAGVVGLVLLALLAVYWLLQTVAGRDVLLAQVVARLPVGASFTWDKVDGPVAGPLTLYNVDFRYDDIHFHAERAHLEPDLRPLLGRKLLLDKLELTNATLNLAKSDEPFKLPSWPDSLPQIEMPLAIQADAIAIDGFRISQANEPVIDISRVRGGIEIANGEFQAHKLVVDSDMGNFTAQGRYIPAKDYDTDVTVTAVLPAPRGRTAATIGLVARGDLSHMEVAVAGRAPKPLHAMLVFDGRTDPSWSASVRSDELDLALLSPALAGSAIAPLALDFTAAGKGGNANLRGKVKQGDQELELAPSVVSLQDQVLKVSPLLVKGFGGEARLEGNADFSQEDQQKLNFSVVAHDLTYVPAADPNTAGSAPVPVTLKEARFGLAGTLKAWAAIGRAEVEREKQKAQLRFDVRGNDQAAEIRELQAQTPGGQLQVEGKVAWAPQLDWDAKATLKAFDPGYFAPGWDGRLSGNLASKGRQLPPPANAPPGTAGTLEATVDLPSLKGILRQRNLDAQGKFALQGEQGQGDLKLSLGSSRVTASGKVGDRLDIDARFEPLQLSDLLPGADGGLRGQVQVKGPRDAPDITADLVGNNLNWDGYGAESVSIKGRLPWRGDSGTLAIQGQQVNAGMLLERLNIDAQGSVSNLRLAAQTRNELGAVELQGSIRQQGAQWRGELAALRIAPVKGDAWSLRAPAAFAINGSNYTLGEACLATASSGALCAQANWPREGLVVRSDALPLALVQPWLPPQSGRRIYLRGDVSLDAQIRPRGNAWEGHVEVRSKEGGVRLGENRNTVGDTTRGELVRYDQFSLKLDMTPASIKGYLGMGFQGNGFVDAKMQTGWEASAPLNGELYLNMSRLYWLELFSPDIVRPTGLIEGHVSLRGTRGQPSLGGDAQLSNFKGEFPALGLTFDQGKGSFVAQPDGSAKITAQANSGQGTLYVDGGLSWFGDAQPLQLKIHGDNVLLSNTSELRIVANPNLDFTLAKAAMELRGTVHVPEADIDLERLDRGTSVSEDVVVLDPADPEESRTSPLDMELTVSLGDKVKMTGFGLKGALTGKMQVWAKPGREMTANGGLEVSGRYKAYGQDLTITRGNLTWNYNAVSDPRINIRAERRIGDVTAGIDVTGRAQQPRADVWSEPAMSQSEALGYLVLGRSLTGASSDQTQQVNAASAALSAGSGLLASQLGAKLGLDDAGVSQSRALGGSVIGVGKYISPKLYVGYGVSLVGAGSVITLKYLLRRGFDVEVESSTVENRGSINWRREK; this is translated from the coding sequence GTGAGCACGCCCGCACCGACCCCGAACACGCCGCCGCCGCGCGTGCGCTTCTACCGCCGCCGCCGCTTCTGGGCGTGGTCCGGCGCCGGCGTGGTCGGCCTGGTGCTGCTGGCCCTGCTGGCGGTGTACTGGCTGCTGCAGACCGTGGCCGGACGCGATGTGCTGCTGGCACAGGTGGTGGCGCGGCTGCCGGTGGGCGCCAGCTTCACCTGGGACAAGGTGGACGGCCCGGTGGCCGGCCCGCTGACCCTGTACAACGTCGACTTCCGCTACGACGACATCCATTTCCATGCCGAGCGTGCACACCTGGAGCCGGACCTGCGCCCGCTGCTGGGCCGCAAGCTGCTGCTGGACAAGCTGGAACTGACCAACGCGACGTTGAACCTGGCCAAGAGCGACGAGCCGTTCAAGCTGCCGTCGTGGCCCGATTCGCTGCCGCAGATCGAAATGCCGCTGGCGATCCAGGCCGATGCCATCGCCATCGACGGCTTCCGCATCAGCCAGGCCAACGAGCCGGTGATCGACATCAGCCGCGTGCGCGGCGGCATCGAGATCGCCAATGGCGAGTTCCAGGCACACAAGCTGGTGGTGGACAGCGACATGGGCAATTTCACTGCCCAGGGCCGCTACATCCCGGCCAAGGACTACGACACCGATGTGACCGTCACTGCGGTGCTGCCGGCGCCACGTGGCCGCACTGCCGCCACGATCGGCCTGGTCGCGCGCGGCGACCTGTCGCACATGGAGGTGGCGGTGGCCGGGCGTGCGCCGAAGCCGCTGCACGCGATGCTGGTGTTCGATGGCCGTACCGATCCGAGCTGGAGCGCCAGCGTGCGCAGCGACGAGCTGGATCTGGCGCTGCTGTCACCGGCACTGGCGGGTTCGGCAATTGCCCCGCTGGCGCTGGACTTCACCGCCGCCGGCAAGGGTGGCAATGCCAACCTGCGCGGCAAGGTGAAGCAGGGCGATCAGGAACTGGAGCTGGCACCGTCGGTGGTATCGCTGCAGGACCAGGTGTTGAAGGTCTCGCCGCTGCTGGTGAAGGGCTTCGGTGGCGAAGCGCGCTTGGAAGGTAACGCCGATTTCAGCCAGGAAGACCAGCAGAAGCTCAACTTCTCGGTGGTCGCGCATGACCTGACCTACGTGCCGGCAGCGGATCCGAACACCGCCGGCAGTGCGCCGGTACCGGTGACCCTGAAGGAAGCACGTTTTGGCCTGGCCGGTACCCTGAAGGCCTGGGCGGCGATCGGCCGTGCCGAAGTCGAGCGCGAAAAGCAGAAAGCGCAGCTGCGCTTCGACGTGCGTGGCAATGATCAGGCTGCTGAGATCCGCGAACTGCAGGCGCAGACCCCGGGCGGTCAGCTGCAGGTGGAAGGCAAGGTGGCCTGGGCACCGCAGCTGGACTGGGATGCGAAGGCCACGCTGAAGGCTTTCGACCCAGGCTACTTCGCGCCAGGCTGGGATGGGCGCCTGTCCGGCAATCTGGCCTCCAAGGGGCGCCAGCTGCCACCGCCGGCCAACGCGCCGCCGGGCACTGCCGGCACGCTGGAAGCCACGGTGGACCTGCCGTCGCTGAAGGGCATCCTGCGCCAGCGCAATCTTGATGCGCAGGGCAAGTTCGCGCTGCAGGGCGAGCAGGGCCAGGGCGATCTGAAACTGTCGCTGGGCAGCAGCCGGGTGACCGCTTCGGGCAAGGTCGGCGATCGCCTCGACATCGACGCGCGCTTCGAGCCGCTGCAGCTCAGTGACCTGCTGCCGGGTGCCGATGGTGGCCTGCGTGGCCAGGTACAGGTGAAGGGCCCGCGCGATGCGCCGGACATCACCGCCGACCTGGTCGGCAACAATCTCAACTGGGATGGCTACGGCGCCGAGAGCGTGAGCATCAAGGGCCGGCTGCCGTGGCGGGGCGACAGCGGCACGCTGGCGATCCAGGGCCAGCAGGTCAATGCCGGCATGCTGCTGGAGCGGCTGAACATCGACGCGCAGGGCAGTGTCTCCAACCTGCGCCTGGCCGCGCAGACCCGCAACGAGCTGGGCGCGGTCGAACTGCAGGGCAGCATCCGCCAGCAGGGCGCGCAGTGGCGTGGCGAGCTGGCCGCGCTGCGCATCGCACCGGTGAAGGGCGATGCCTGGTCGCTGCGTGCACCGGCGGCGTTCGCGATCAACGGCAGCAACTACACGCTGGGCGAAGCCTGCCTGGCTACTGCCAGCAGCGGTGCCTTGTGCGCCCAGGCCAACTGGCCGCGTGAGGGCCTGGTGGTGCGCAGTGATGCGCTGCCGCTGGCGCTGGTGCAGCCGTGGTTGCCGCCGCAGTCCGGCCGCCGCATCTACCTGCGTGGCGATGTCAGCCTGGACGCGCAGATCCGCCCGCGCGGCAACGCCTGGGAAGGCCATGTGGAAGTGCGCTCGAAGGAAGGCGGCGTGCGCCTGGGCGAGAACCGCAACACGGTGGGCGACACCACCCGTGGCGAACTGGTGCGCTACGACCAGTTCTCGCTCAAGCTCGACATGACCCCGGCCAGCATCAAGGGCTACCTGGGCATGGGCTTCCAGGGCAACGGCTTCGTCGATGCGAAGATGCAGACCGGCTGGGAAGCCAGCGCGCCGTTGAACGGCGAGCTCTACCTCAACATGTCGCGGCTGTACTGGCTGGAGCTGTTCTCGCCGGACATCGTGCGTCCGACCGGCCTGATCGAAGGCCACGTCAGCCTGCGCGGTACGCGCGGCCAGCCGTCGCTGGGCGGCGACGCGCAACTGAGCAACTTCAAGGGCGAATTCCCGGCGCTGGGCCTGACCTTCGATCAGGGCAAGGGCAGCTTCGTGGCCCAGCCTGATGGTTCGGCCAAGATCACCGCGCAGGCCAATTCCGGCCAGGGCACGCTGTATGTCGATGGCGGCCTGTCGTGGTTCGGCGATGCGCAGCCGCTGCAGCTGAAGATCCACGGCGACAACGTGCTGCTGTCCAACACCAGCGAGCTGCGCATCGTCGCCAATCCCAATCTCGACTTCACCCTGGCCAAGGCCGCGATGGAACTGCGCGGTACGGTGCATGTGCCCGAGGCCGACATCGACCTGGAGCGCCTGGACCGTGGCACCTCGGTGTCCGAAGACGTGGTGGTGCTGGATCCGGCCGATCCGGAAGAGTCGCGCACCTCGCCGCTGGACATGGAGCTGACCGTCAGCCTCGGCGACAAGGTGAAGATGACCGGCTTCGGCCTGAAGGGCGCGCTGACCGGCAAGATGCAGGTCTGGGCCAAGCCCGGTCGCGAGATGACCGCCAATGGCGGGCTGGAAGTGAGTGGTCGCTACAAGGCCTATGGCCAGGATCTGACCATTACCCGCGGCAACCTCACGTGGAACTACAACGCGGTCTCCGACCCGCGCATCAACATCCGCGCCGAGCGCCGGATTGGTGATGTCACCGCGGGCATCGACGTGACCGGGCGGGCGCAGCAGCCGCGTGCGGATGTGTGGTCCGAGCCGGCGATGTCGCAGTCCGAGGCACTGGGTTACCTGGTGCTGGGGCGCAGCCTGACCGGTGCCAGCAGCGACCAGACCCAGCAGGTCAATGCGGCCTCGGCGGCGCTGTCGGCAGGCAGTGGCCTGTTGGCTTCCCAGCTCGGTGCCAAGTTGGGTCTGGATGATGCCGGCGTGAGCCAGTCGCGCGCGCTGGGTGGCTCGGTGATCGGTGTCGGCAAGTACATCTCGCCCAAGCTGTACGTCGGCTACGGCGTGTCGCTGGTCGGTGCCGGTTCGGTGATCACGCTGAAGTACCTGCTGCGTCGTGGCTTCGACGTGGAAGTGGAATCGAGCACGGTGGAAAACCGTGGGTCGATCAACTGGCGGCGGGAGAAGTAA
- the glyS gene encoding glycine--tRNA ligase subunit beta, with product MSQLSPLLIELGTEELPVKALPGLAQAFFDGVVDGLRKRGVALELGDARPLSTPRRLAVLLPGVGLEQPEQHSEVLGPYLNIALDAEGLPTKALQGFAAKAGIDWTALEKTSDNKGERFVHRAVTPGASTASLLPEILREAIAAMPIPKPMRWGDHAWGFARPAHWLVLLHGANVVEAELFGLQAGRVSRGHRFHHDQAVSLAQPQDYVEALRAAFVLVDPSERRARIVAEVEAAAAKAGGSARITDDNLEQVVNLVEWPSAVLCSFERAFLAVPQEALIETMEINQKFFPVLDDSGTLTEKFIGIANIESKDVAEVAKGYERVIRPRFADAKFFFDEDLKQGLVSMGDGLKTVTYQAKLGSVADKVARVAALAEVIAPQVGADAAQAKRAAQLAKNDLQSRMVNEFPELQGIAGRHYAVAGGEAEEVALAIDEAYQPRFGGDDIALSPLGKVLAIAERVDTLAGGFAAGLKPTGNKDPFALRRNALGLARTIIESGFELDLRALLASANAGLAARNVQADVGELYDFILDRLKGYYSDKGVPATHFNAVAELKPTSLYDFDRRLDAIGTFAALPEAEALAAANKRIRNILRKAEGDIPGQIDPALLQEDAERALAEAVTAAIDDTGTSLQQKDYVAVLARLARLRQQVDAFFDGVMVNADDLALRGNRLALLTMLGERLGKVAAIEHLSS from the coding sequence ATGAGCCAACTGTCCCCCCTGCTGATCGAACTGGGCACCGAAGAGCTGCCGGTCAAGGCGCTGCCGGGCCTGGCCCAGGCCTTCTTCGATGGCGTTGTCGACGGCCTGCGCAAGCGCGGCGTCGCACTGGAACTGGGCGATGCGCGCCCGCTGTCGACCCCGCGCCGCCTGGCCGTGCTGCTGCCGGGCGTTGGCCTGGAACAGCCGGAACAGCACAGCGAAGTGCTGGGCCCGTACCTGAACATCGCGCTGGATGCCGAAGGCCTGCCGACCAAGGCCCTGCAGGGCTTCGCCGCCAAGGCCGGGATCGATTGGACCGCGCTGGAGAAGACCAGCGACAACAAGGGTGAGCGCTTCGTGCACCGCGCGGTGACCCCGGGCGCGAGCACTGCCAGCCTGCTGCCGGAGATCCTGCGCGAGGCGATCGCGGCGATGCCGATTCCCAAGCCGATGCGCTGGGGCGACCACGCCTGGGGCTTTGCGCGCCCGGCGCATTGGCTGGTGCTGCTGCACGGTGCCAACGTGGTTGAAGCCGAGTTGTTCGGCCTGCAGGCCGGTCGCGTCAGCCGTGGCCATCGTTTCCACCACGACCAGGCGGTGTCGCTGGCACAGCCGCAGGACTACGTTGAAGCCCTGCGCGCCGCCTTCGTGCTGGTCGACCCGAGCGAACGCCGTGCGCGCATCGTCGCCGAGGTCGAGGCCGCCGCGGCCAAGGCCGGTGGCAGCGCCCGCATCACCGACGACAACCTGGAGCAGGTGGTGAACCTGGTCGAGTGGCCGTCTGCAGTGCTGTGCAGCTTCGAGCGCGCGTTCCTGGCGGTGCCGCAGGAAGCGCTGATCGAAACGATGGAGATCAACCAGAAGTTCTTCCCGGTGCTGGATGACAGCGGCACGCTGACAGAGAAGTTCATCGGCATCGCCAACATCGAATCGAAGGATGTGGCCGAAGTGGCCAAGGGCTACGAGCGCGTGATCCGCCCGCGCTTCGCCGATGCCAAGTTCTTCTTCGACGAGGACCTGAAGCAGGGCCTGGTGTCGATGGGTGACGGCCTGAAGACGGTGACCTACCAGGCCAAGCTGGGCAGCGTGGCCGACAAGGTGGCACGCGTGGCCGCCCTGGCCGAAGTGATCGCCCCCCAGGTCGGCGCCGACGCCGCGCAGGCCAAGCGGGCCGCGCAGTTGGCCAAGAACGACCTGCAGTCGCGCATGGTCAACGAGTTCCCGGAACTGCAGGGCATCGCCGGCCGCCACTACGCTGTGGCCGGTGGCGAAGCGGAGGAGGTGGCGCTGGCCATCGACGAGGCCTACCAGCCGCGTTTCGGCGGTGACGACATCGCACTGTCGCCGCTGGGCAAGGTGCTGGCGATTGCTGAACGTGTCGACACGCTGGCCGGTGGTTTCGCCGCAGGCCTGAAGCCGACCGGCAACAAGGACCCGTTCGCCCTGCGCCGCAACGCGCTGGGCCTGGCTCGCACGATCATCGAAAGCGGTTTCGAGCTGGATCTGCGCGCGTTGCTGGCCAGCGCCAACGCCGGCCTGGCCGCGCGCAACGTGCAGGCCGACGTCGGCGAGCTGTACGACTTCATCCTCGACCGCCTGAAGGGCTACTACAGCGACAAGGGCGTGCCGGCCACGCACTTCAACGCCGTAGCCGAGCTGAAGCCGACCTCGCTGTACGACTTCGACCGCCGCCTGGATGCGATCGGCACCTTCGCGGCGTTGCCGGAAGCCGAGGCGCTGGCTGCGGCCAACAAGCGCATCCGCAACATCCTCCGCAAGGCCGAAGGCGACATTCCGGGCCAGATCGACCCGGCGCTGCTGCAGGAAGACGCCGAGCGCGCGCTGGCCGAAGCGGTCACCGCGGCCATCGACGACACCGGCACCAGCCTGCAGCAGAAGGACTACGTGGCCGTGCTGGCACGGCTGGCGCGGCTGCGCCAGCAGGTCGATGCCTTCTTCGATGGGGTGATGGTCAATGCGGACGATCTGGCGCTGCGTGGCAATCGTCTTGCGCTGCTGACGATGCTGGGCGAGCGCCTGGGCAAGGTGGCGGCGATCGAGCATCTGTCGAGCTGA
- a CDS encoding autotransporter assembly complex protein TamA: MLCRMQPKKYALPLMVLTLAATSVAHARGTIDKVDIKGLDKGDDAAIIENIQESLSLYDTIGKEQGESRLEYLLSQAERQTRQALEPFGYYNPVIKVEAPREDEHVRVLIHVDKGTPVTVRREHIDITGPAMYDQYLQDDLAKFKPRKGQRFVHTQYEASKITVTRRLAERGYFDADYTQRQVQITRADNAADIDLTWDSGRRYNMGPVRFEQDYFVDKLFDPLVYWDQGSYFHEGKLDRLRESLTKLDYFSVIDIQPRPDQADENGDVPVDVKLTRAKRTIYTAGLSYGSESGPGVRGGIERRWLNNRGHKMNTQLDYAQRRKSLVTSYRIPAFKWLDGWYTFAASAYDEQTDYIDLRNFKLIASRSGEINEHWTAIASINALRERWRYASGTEFTDAVYNTSTLVYPQMVADYVNVDDEMFPRKGISGTATMRAGVEGAGSDTSFVQANAVLRWYIPVGESNRLILRGEGGTTWTSDLVAMPPSLRYFAGGDRSIRGYAYREVGPRTPAPDKYALGAKNLVIGSAEYEHYFNGGPWGAAVFVDTGSAFDNTIDLHTGVGFGVRWKSPVGPVRVDIAHGLNNPDSQFQLYLNIGADL, encoded by the coding sequence ATGCTGTGCCGCATGCAGCCAAAGAAATACGCCCTGCCGCTGATGGTCCTGACGCTGGCCGCCACCTCCGTGGCCCATGCGCGCGGCACCATCGACAAGGTGGACATCAAGGGATTGGACAAGGGCGACGACGCCGCAATCATCGAGAACATCCAGGAATCGCTGTCGCTGTACGACACGATCGGCAAGGAACAGGGCGAATCGCGCCTGGAGTACCTGCTGTCCCAGGCCGAGCGGCAGACCCGCCAGGCGCTGGAGCCGTTCGGGTACTACAACCCGGTGATCAAGGTCGAGGCGCCGCGCGAGGACGAGCACGTACGCGTGCTGATCCATGTCGACAAGGGCACCCCGGTGACCGTGCGCCGCGAGCACATCGACATCACCGGCCCGGCGATGTACGACCAGTACCTGCAGGACGACCTGGCCAAGTTCAAGCCGCGCAAGGGCCAGCGCTTCGTGCATACCCAGTACGAGGCCAGCAAGATCACCGTCACCCGCCGCCTGGCCGAGCGCGGTTACTTCGACGCCGACTACACCCAGCGCCAGGTGCAGATCACCCGTGCCGACAACGCTGCCGACATCGACCTGACCTGGGACAGCGGCCGCCGCTACAACATGGGCCCGGTGCGTTTCGAGCAGGACTACTTCGTCGACAAGCTGTTCGACCCGCTGGTCTACTGGGACCAGGGCAGTTACTTCCACGAGGGCAAGCTGGACCGGCTGCGCGAGTCGCTGACCAAGCTGGACTATTTCAGCGTGATCGACATCCAGCCGCGGCCGGACCAGGCCGACGAGAACGGCGATGTGCCGGTGGACGTGAAGCTGACCCGCGCCAAGCGCACCATCTACACCGCCGGCCTGAGCTACGGCAGCGAGAGTGGCCCGGGTGTGCGCGGTGGCATCGAGCGGCGGTGGCTGAACAACCGCGGCCACAAGATGAACACGCAGCTGGACTATGCACAGAGGCGCAAGAGCCTGGTCACCAGCTACCGTATTCCCGCCTTCAAGTGGCTTGATGGCTGGTACACCTTCGCAGCCAGTGCCTATGACGAGCAGACCGATTACATCGACCTGCGCAACTTCAAGCTGATCGCCAGCCGCAGCGGCGAGATCAACGAGCACTGGACCGCGATCGCCTCGATCAACGCGCTGCGTGAGCGCTGGCGCTATGCCTCGGGTACCGAGTTCACCGACGCGGTCTACAACACCTCGACGCTGGTCTACCCGCAGATGGTGGCCGACTACGTCAACGTCGACGACGAAATGTTCCCGCGCAAGGGCATCAGCGGTACCGCGACAATGCGTGCCGGCGTCGAGGGCGCCGGCTCGGATACCAGCTTCGTGCAGGCCAACGCCGTGCTGCGCTGGTACATCCCGGTGGGTGAAAGCAACCGCCTGATCCTGCGCGGCGAAGGTGGCACCACCTGGACCAGCGATCTGGTGGCGATGCCGCCCAGCCTGCGCTACTTCGCCGGTGGCGACCGCAGCATCCGCGGCTACGCCTATCGCGAAGTCGGACCGCGGACCCCGGCACCAGACAAATACGCGCTGGGTGCCAAGAACCTGGTGATCGGCTCGGCCGAATACGAGCACTACTTCAATGGCGGTCCGTGGGGCGCGGCGGTGTTCGTCGATACCGGCAGCGCCTTCGACAACACCATCGATCTGCACACCGGCGTTGGCTTCGGCGTGCGCTGGAAGTCGCCGGTGGGGCCGGTGCGCGTGGATATCGCGCATGGCCTGAACAACCCGGATTCGCAGTTCCAGCTGTACCTGAACATCGGAGCGGACCTGTGA